The sequence below is a genomic window from Fibrobacterota bacterium.
AACGACCAGCGACAGTTCCAAAGTGGCGGTGGTCGGGGATAAGGACAGTCTCGAGGCCATGTCCGTCGGCTCGGCGAAGATCACGGTCAAGACCAATGACGGCGGCTTCACCGCGACATTCACGGTGGACGTGGTGCGTAAGGTTATCCATGTGAAAGCCATTACGTCGGATAGCCTGCGGGCCTTGCCGGGCGATACCTTGGCGGTCCAGCTGACTTTCGATCCGGCCAATGCCACCGACCAGGGATTCACCCTCAAGAGCCTGGACACGGCTTTGGCGGAGGTGGATGGGAACAAGTTGATCGCGAAGGCGGTCGGGAAGGCGAAGATCGTGGCCGCCACGGTGGACGGGGATCTCCGCGATACCATCGACTTTACCGTCGCGCTCGCCAATTTCATTCAGGACATCAAGCCGATCACCAGTTCCAAATGCGCCCCTTGCCACATCCCCCCGGCGACCTTCAATTGGACCGATTCGGCGCAGCTCGTGCGCAAAGGCCCGATAGCCATGCTCCGGCTCACCCTTCCGGATACGGCCGTTGGCCACATGCCGGTGGCGGGCGCTACGGGCGGGCCGATCACCCAGCGGGAATTGCGGGTGCTCTTGGGATGGCTAGGGCGCGTCTCGGTCCCCTTGGCTTCCATCGCGGTCAAGGATACCGAGGTTAACATGGGCGATACCCTGGCCGCGCCTATCACCTTCAATCCCGTCAACGCGTCCAATCAGGATTTCATCTTGACCACCCTGGATACGTCAATCGTGACCGTCGTGGGTAAGCGCCTGGTCGCGGCGGGCGTGGGTTCCACGTCCATAGACGTCCTTCTCGACGAGGGCGGCCGCCATTCCAAATTCAAGGTTACGGTGGACCTGCCCTCGTTCCTGAAAAACGTTCAACCCATCACCACCGTCAAATGCACGCCCTGCCATGGCCCCGATCAGGTCTTCAACTGGCAGGATTCCTCGGCCCTGATAGGGGATGGCTCCAATGCCTTGGATCGCTTGACGCGGGACGCCAACGCGCCCGGGAAGATGCCGCTGAAGGGCGCGCCCAACGGCGATCTCACCCCGGCCGAGCTGCGCATCCTGCTGACATGGTTGAACTCGAAAGTGGTTCCCCTCAAAGGCATCACCGTTCCAGACGACAGCCTGGTGCTGGAGACCCAGAAGGAACCGGCCATCGTCTGGAATCCCGCCAACGCCACCAACAAATCCTTCATCCTGGTCAGCGCCGATACGGCCAAGGTGGGCATCCTGGGTACCCGTATGCTGGGCAAGGCCCTGAGTGCAGGGACAACGGTGGAAGTGCGCGCCATCGACGGGGGATTCTCCAAGCTGATCTTGGTCAAGGTGCTTCCCATCAAGGTCGATTCGATCGCCGTGCACGATACCGCATGCGCGGTCGGGGATTCGGTCTACCTGAAGCCGGTCTTTTTCCCGGCCAATGCGTCCAACCAGGCCTTCACGGTGGTCTCCAAGATCGCCAGCCCCAAGGTCAAGATCGATTCGGGTTTCAAAATCACCGGCATGATTCTCGGCAAGGACACCTTGGAAGCCTCCTCCACCGACGGCGGCAAGAAAGCCCGCTTCGTCTTCACGGTGGGCCCGGTTATCCCGAAGTCGATTATCATCCCGGATACCAACGGCACTGTTTCCGGGGCCCTGATCAGCCCCCGCTTGATCTGGAATCCGACCACCACCACCGATAAGTCGTTTACCTTGGCGATCACCGCGGGCGATACCGTCAACGTGGCCGCGGTGCGCGGAACCCAGTTGCTCCCGAAGGCCTCGGTGGGCCAGGTAACCGTGGTAGCGACCTCGATCGCCGATCCCACCGTCAAGGCGACCTTCAAGTTCAGCGTGGGACCGGTCGGCGTCATCAGTTTTTCGACCGCCCCGATTACGACGAACATCGGATTCCTCCTGGCCCCATCCATCACATGGAACCCGGCCAATGCCACCAACAAGTCAATCGCCTTGACCCTGGCGGCGGGGGATACCGGCTTGGTCCTCAATGGCGCCGCGACCGCGATCACGACCAAACATCTGGGCCTGCATAGCGTGACGGTGAAGTCCCTGGACAGCAATAAGACCGCGCCCTGGTCGGTGAACGTTATCCGGACTTCGTTTACTGCTAACATTTTGGGAATCACTACCTCGAGGTGCAGCGCCTGCCACAATGCATCCACCAACCAATTGACCCAGCCGAATTGGATGGATTCAGCCACGGTCGTGTCCTTTGCCGCGGCCATCAAGGATCGCATCAGCCGGTCCAGCCTGGCCGCTGGATATATGCCTCAAGGCTCCACCATGGGGGCTGACACCATCGCCGTCATCACGAATTGGCTGAATCAGAATTGATCTACTGACGACTTGCGCCGGATTCGTTCGATCCCTTGGATCCGCCGCCGGTCGAATAGTATTTCAGGCTATCACCCACTTCCCGGGAGTCGCCATGCGCGCCAAGTTCTCCGCACCCTCGATCGCCCTGGCTTTCGCCCTCGCCCTGGCTTTCCTACCGCATTCAGCCCATGCCGCCAAGGATTCCATCGCGGTAGGTCAGCCCGCTCCGGACTTCACCTTGCCCGATCAAGATGGCAAGCCGGTGGGTCCCAAGGACTTCTCCGGCCATTGGCTGGTCCTTTATTTTTACCCGAAGGATTTCACGGGCGGATGCACCCTCGAAGCGCATAACTTCCAACGGGATAGCGCCAAGTACGCCGAGGACGATGCGGCCATCCTCGGGGTCAGCTTGGATACGCCCGGTTCGCATAAGGATTTCTGCGCCAAGGAAGGCTTGCGTTTCAAGCTTTTGGCCGATAGCGGCGGCACGGTTTCGGCCCGCTACGGATCGCTCAACAATTACTTGGGTAAGAAGCTTTCGGCGCGGAACACTTTCATCATCGATTCCCAGGGGAAGGTCGCGCGCGTATTCTTGGGCGTAAAGCCCGCGACCCACAGCGAAGAAGTCTTGGCGGCCCTAGCCGAGCTCCGCAAGCCGAAATGACCGCGTAAAGCAAGCCGGAATGAGCTAGTAAAAAAAAGGGGCCCTTCGCAGGCCCCTCCCATCCGAACGGGATCTACGACCCCGCGGGGCCTATGGGCCCCTGGATATCGCCGCGTTCTAGAGCGAGTTGTACAGGCCTTCGTCCAGGGTGAAGAAAAGCTCCAGGCGCACGGCCCGGGTCTCCTCCATGAACTGCCCGGCCAAAGTGACAGGGAACTGGAGCTCTGCGCTCACGATCTTATTTAAGGTGTAGTACGCGCCCGGGGTCGCCACGAACAGATGCGCGCCGTCGTCGGAGGAATTGCCGTCCACTTCCCGGTTGAACATGAAATCGTAGCTAAGCGCCAGGTTCAGGCCCAGGTATTGCCCCCGCGTGGTCAAGGCCTTCAGGGGCAGCGGGTATTCCGGTTTCGCGTAGAAGCGGATGTCA
It includes:
- a CDS encoding peroxiredoxin, yielding MRAKFSAPSIALAFALALAFLPHSAHAAKDSIAVGQPAPDFTLPDQDGKPVGPKDFSGHWLVLYFYPKDFTGGCTLEAHNFQRDSAKYAEDDAAILGVSLDTPGSHKDFCAKEGLRFKLLADSGGTVSARYGSLNNYLGKKLSARNTFIIDSQGKVARVFLGVKPATHSEEVLAALAELRKPK